One segment of Pseudomonas pohangensis DNA contains the following:
- a CDS encoding M16 family metallopeptidase: protein MKFTQLRALCLLACILSVPVQTLAAAPQPTHEFTLDNGLKVIVREDHRAPLVVSQLWYKIGSSYETPGQTGLSHALEHMMFKGSKNLAPGEASRILRELGAEENAFTSDDYTAYYQVLARDRLGVAFELEADRMASLQIPPEEFTREIEVIKEERRMRTDDKPSSLAYERFKALAYPASGYHNPTIGWMADLQRMTDPQLRAWYQAWYVPNNATLVVVGDVSAEEVKTLAQRYFGNIPQRSVPIARRPLELAEPGERRISLHVKTQLPSLMMGFNVPGLATSKDSTSIHALRLIAGLLDGGYSARLPSRLERGTELVSGASAWYDAFARGDSLFVLSATPNVQKGKTLQQVEAGLWGELQALQQQPPSSEELERVRAQVIAGLVYERDSITSQATTIGQLESVGLRWQLMDEDLAALQAVTPADIQAAAKTYFTRSRLSVAYVLPEEPRDE, encoded by the coding sequence ATGAAATTCACACAACTGCGGGCGTTATGCCTGCTTGCTTGCATCCTCAGCGTGCCAGTGCAAACCCTTGCAGCGGCACCGCAACCTACCCACGAATTCACCCTGGACAACGGCCTCAAGGTGATTGTGCGCGAAGACCACCGGGCGCCTCTGGTGGTTTCGCAGCTCTGGTACAAAATCGGCTCGAGTTACGAGACACCGGGGCAGACCGGCCTCTCGCATGCTCTGGAGCACATGATGTTCAAGGGCAGCAAGAACCTCGCCCCGGGTGAAGCCTCGCGCATCCTGCGCGAACTGGGCGCCGAGGAAAATGCCTTCACTTCCGACGACTACACGGCCTACTACCAGGTGCTGGCGCGTGACCGTCTGGGGGTGGCTTTCGAGCTGGAAGCCGATCGCATGGCCAGCCTGCAAATTCCGCCCGAAGAGTTCACCCGTGAAATCGAGGTGATCAAGGAAGAGCGGCGGATGCGCACCGATGACAAGCCTTCCTCGCTGGCTTACGAGCGCTTCAAGGCGCTGGCATACCCCGCCAGCGGCTACCACAACCCGACTATCGGCTGGATGGCCGACCTGCAGCGCATGACCGATCCGCAGCTGCGCGCCTGGTACCAGGCCTGGTATGTACCGAACAATGCCACGCTGGTGGTGGTCGGCGATGTCAGCGCAGAGGAGGTGAAAACCCTCGCGCAGCGCTATTTCGGCAATATTCCACAGCGCAGCGTGCCGATTGCACGACGGCCACTGGAGCTGGCCGAACCGGGCGAGCGGCGTATCAGCCTGCATGTAAAAACCCAGCTGCCCAGCCTGATGATGGGTTTCAACGTGCCCGGCCTCGCCACCAGCAAAGACAGCACTTCGATCCATGCGTTACGCCTGATCGCCGGCCTGCTCGATGGTGGCTACAGTGCACGCCTGCCTTCGCGCCTTGAGCGCGGCACGGAACTGGTCAGCGGCGCTTCGGCCTGGTACGACGCCTTTGCCCGCGGTGACAGCCTGTTCGTGCTTTCCGCCACGCCCAATGTGCAGAAAGGCAAAACCCTGCAGCAGGTTGAAGCCGGTCTGTGGGGGGAACTGCAAGCCTTGCAACAGCAGCCACCGAGCAGCGAAGAGCTGGAGCGGGTGCGCGCCCAGGTCATCGCCGGGCTGGTTTATGAACGCGACTCCATCACCAGCCAGGCCACCACCATCGGCCAGCTGGAAAGCGTCGGCCTGCGCTGGCAGTTGATGGATGAGGACCTCGCCGCCCTGCAGGCGGTGACGCCTGCCGATATCCAGGCCGCGGCGAAAACCTACTTCACCCGCTCGCGCCTGAGCGTCGCCTACGTATTGCCCGAGGAGCCCCGCGATGAATGA
- a CDS encoding M16 family metallopeptidase — protein MNERNGLHYALTALIISLLVGALAMLASQPTSDQAHLAPTEAPAAGLQSLAELDGKAPARRALDIQTWQTAEGSKVLFVAAPELPMLDLRVTFAAGSSHDGDQPGLAMLTNAMLNEGIAGKDVTAIAEGFENLGAAFGNGAYRDMAIASLRTLSAPAQRIPALELFTEVIGRPTFPADSLARIQNQMLAGFEQQKQNPGKLAALRLFENLYGTHPYAHPSDGDAQSVPGIDVQALQAFHQKAYSACNAVIALVGDLSRSEAEAIAEQVSRALPEGPALPKVAQPETPEPGQQHIEFPSAQTTLFLAQLGVDRQDPDYPALYLGNQILGGGGFGTRLMEEVREKRGLAYGVYSSFSPMQARGPFMINLQTRAELSEGTLQLVQDILRQYLAEGPTQKELDDAKRETAGSFPMTTASNADIVGQLGAIGFYDLPLTQLEDFMAQVQAQTVESVKAAMQKHLSAQAMLIVTAGPTVAQKELPPPTDKPAALPAGVPEH, from the coding sequence ATGAATGAGCGCAACGGACTGCATTACGCGCTGACGGCCCTGATCATCAGCCTGCTGGTTGGCGCACTGGCCATGCTGGCCAGCCAGCCGACCTCTGACCAGGCTCATCTGGCCCCGACGGAGGCGCCTGCTGCCGGCCTGCAGTCGCTGGCCGAACTGGACGGCAAGGCCCCGGCCCGCCGCGCACTGGACATCCAGACCTGGCAAACCGCCGAAGGCTCGAAAGTACTGTTTGTCGCCGCGCCTGAATTGCCGATGCTCGACCTGCGGGTAACTTTCGCCGCCGGCAGCAGCCATGATGGCGATCAACCGGGGCTGGCCATGCTGACCAATGCCATGCTCAACGAAGGCATTGCCGGCAAGGACGTTACTGCGATCGCCGAAGGTTTCGAAAATCTTGGCGCTGCTTTCGGCAACGGTGCCTACCGCGACATGGCGATAGCCTCGCTGCGCACCCTTAGTGCCCCGGCACAGCGGATCCCGGCACTGGAACTGTTTACCGAAGTCATTGGCCGGCCGACCTTCCCGGCAGACTCGCTGGCACGCATCCAGAACCAGATGCTCGCCGGCTTTGAACAGCAGAAGCAGAACCCCGGCAAACTGGCGGCGCTGAGGCTGTTCGAGAACCTCTACGGTACGCACCCTTATGCGCATCCCAGCGATGGCGATGCGCAAAGCGTGCCCGGCATTGATGTCCAAGCCCTGCAGGCATTCCATCAAAAAGCCTACAGCGCCTGCAACGCCGTGATTGCACTGGTCGGCGATCTCAGCCGCAGCGAGGCCGAGGCCATAGCCGAACAGGTTTCCCGGGCCTTGCCAGAAGGTCCTGCGCTGCCGAAAGTGGCCCAGCCCGAAACACCCGAACCGGGCCAGCAGCACATCGAATTCCCGTCGGCGCAGACCACCCTGTTTCTGGCCCAACTCGGTGTCGACCGGCAGGATCCGGATTACCCGGCACTCTATCTGGGCAACCAGATTCTCGGTGGCGGCGGCTTCGGCACGCGTCTGATGGAAGAGGTGCGCGAAAAGCGCGGGCTGGCCTACGGGGTGTACTCCAGCTTCAGCCCGATGCAGGCCCGCGGCCCGTTCATGATCAACCTGCAGACCCGCGCCGAACTGAGCGAGGGCACCCTGCAGCTGGTACAGGACATCCTGCGCCAGTACCTCGCCGAGGGCCCGACGCAGAAAGAACTGGATGATGCCAAGCGTGAAACCGCCGGCAGCTTTCCGATGACCACGGCCAGCAACGCCGACATCGTCGGCCAGCTCGGTGCGATCGGCTTCTACGACCTGCCCCTGACCCAGCTGGAAGACTTCATGGCGCAGGTCCAGGCGCAGACGGTTGAAAGCGTGAAAGCCGCCATGCAGAAACATCTGTCGGCGCAAGCCATGCTGATCGTCACCGCCGGGCCGACTGTCGCGCAAAAGGAACTACCACCACCCACTGACAAACCGGCAGCACTGCCTGCCGGCGTACCGGAGCACTGA
- the rsmD gene encoding 16S rRNA (guanine(966)-N(2))-methyltransferase RsmD: MRNKPKARPAVASHGGEGQLRIIAGVWRSRQFNFPMAAGLRPTPNRVRETLFNWLAPHVEGARVLDVFTGSGALFLEALSRGAGSALALDQNPAAINALRGHLQILRCDNGQLLNTDALRYLQQQAATAFDLVFLDPPFGQDLLRPACAALEEQGWLSKDAWIYTESDNPPSSLGLPGNWRLHREQKAGQVYYTLWQRTA, translated from the coding sequence ATGCGCAATAAACCGAAAGCCCGGCCAGCCGTCGCCAGCCATGGCGGCGAAGGCCAGCTGCGCATCATCGCCGGTGTCTGGCGCAGCCGGCAGTTCAATTTCCCGATGGCTGCCGGCCTGCGCCCGACCCCCAACCGCGTGCGCGAAACCCTGTTCAACTGGCTGGCACCCCATGTCGAAGGCGCCCGGGTGCTGGACGTCTTTACCGGTAGCGGTGCGTTGTTTCTCGAAGCCCTCTCGCGCGGTGCCGGCAGTGCCCTGGCGCTGGACCAGAACCCGGCAGCCATCAACGCCCTGCGCGGTCATCTGCAGATCCTGCGCTGTGACAACGGCCAGCTGCTCAACACCGATGCCCTGCGCTACCTGCAGCAGCAAGCAGCAACGGCGTTTGATCTGGTATTTCTCGATCCGCCGTTCGGCCAGGACCTGCTGCGACCGGCCTGCGCTGCGCTGGAAGAACAAGGCTGGCTGAGCAAGGACGCATGGATATACACCGAAAGCGATAACCCGCCCTCCAGCCTTGGCCTGCCGGGTAACTGGCGCCTGCATCGCGAACAGAAGGCTGGCCAGGTGTATTACACGCTGTGGCAACGTACGGCCTGA
- a CDS encoding hydrolase codes for MNGNFQPAWWLRNPHLQTLWSAFFRQAPQLQRQRERLWLEDGDFLDLDWYGPHTAEAPLVLVLHGLTGSSGSHYVLGLQQALAAQGWASVGLNWRGCSGEANLLPRGYHSGVSEDLATVIRHLQATRPMAPLHAVGYSLGGNVLLKYLGETAEHSGLQAAVAVSVPFRLDQCADRIGIGFSRVYQAHFMRELLAYVRDKQQRFRDEGRREPLAALENLGQLEDMRTFWDFDGRVTAPLHGFADADDYYRRASSRYFLGAIRVRTLLIQAADDPFVFRHSIPATDELSAGTTLELHARGGHVGFIEGSLRRPAFYLERRIPAWLAQQLKGN; via the coding sequence ATGAATGGCAACTTCCAACCGGCCTGGTGGCTGCGCAACCCGCACCTGCAGACACTCTGGAGTGCGTTCTTCCGGCAAGCGCCGCAACTGCAGCGCCAGCGCGAGCGCCTGTGGCTGGAAGATGGCGATTTCCTTGATCTGGACTGGTACGGCCCGCATACGGCCGAAGCGCCGCTGGTGCTGGTGCTGCACGGCCTGACCGGCTCTTCCGGTTCGCATTACGTGCTTGGTCTGCAACAGGCTCTGGCGGCGCAGGGCTGGGCCAGTGTCGGGCTGAACTGGCGCGGCTGTTCCGGAGAAGCAAACCTGTTGCCGCGCGGCTACCACTCCGGCGTCAGTGAGGACCTGGCCACGGTCATTCGCCACTTGCAGGCGACCCGCCCGATGGCGCCACTGCATGCCGTGGGCTATTCACTGGGCGGCAACGTATTGCTCAAGTACCTCGGCGAAACTGCGGAACACTCCGGCCTGCAGGCCGCCGTGGCGGTATCGGTGCCCTTTCGCCTGGATCAGTGCGCGGACCGCATCGGCATCGGTTTTTCGCGGGTCTATCAGGCACACTTCATGCGCGAATTGCTGGCCTATGTGCGCGACAAGCAACAACGCTTTCGCGATGAAGGCCGCCGCGAACCGCTGGCCGCCCTCGAGAATCTCGGCCAGCTGGAAGATATGCGCACCTTCTGGGACTTCGACGGCCGTGTTACCGCGCCGCTGCACGGCTTTGCCGATGCCGATGACTACTATCGACGCGCGTCCAGCCGCTATTTTCTCGGCGCCATTCGCGTGCGTACCCTGCTGATCCAGGCCGCGGATGATCCCTTTGTGTTCCGTCACAGCATTCCGGCAACAGACGAGCTGTCTGCCGGCACCACCCTGGAACTGCATGCCCGCGGCGGCCATGTCGGCTTCATCGAGGGCAGCCTGCGCCGCCCCGCCTTTTATCTGGAGCGGCGGATTCCCGCCTGGCTGGCGCAACAGCTGAAAGGCAACTAA
- the coaD gene encoding pantetheine-phosphate adenylyltransferase has protein sequence MNRVLYPGTFDPITKGHGDLIERAARLFDTVIIAVAASPKKNPLFTLEQRVELAREVTSHLPNIEVVGFSTLLAHFATEQRANVFLRGLRAVSDFEYEFQLANMNRQLAPNVESMFLTPSEKYSYISSTLVREIAALGGDISKFVHPAVAAALDERFKDR, from the coding sequence ATGAACAGAGTGCTTTATCCCGGCACCTTCGACCCCATCACCAAAGGTCATGGAGACCTGATCGAACGTGCTGCTCGACTGTTCGATACAGTGATCATCGCGGTGGCAGCCAGCCCGAAGAAAAACCCGCTATTCACTCTCGAACAGCGCGTCGAACTGGCCCGTGAAGTGACCAGTCACTTGCCGAATATCGAGGTGGTCGGCTTTTCCACCCTGCTCGCGCACTTCGCCACCGAACAGAGGGCCAATGTCTTCCTGCGCGGATTGCGCGCGGTATCCGACTTCGAGTACGAATTCCAGCTGGCCAACATGAACCGCCAGCTGGCGCCGAATGTGGAAAGCATGTTCCTCACGCCCTCCGAAAAATACTCGTACATCTCCTCGACGCTGGTACGCGAAATTGCCGCACTCGGCGGCGATATCAGCAAGTTCGTGCATCCGGCCGTGGCTGCGGCCCTGGACGAACGCTTCAAGGATCGCTGA